A window of the Candidatus Paracaedimonas acanthamoebae genome harbors these coding sequences:
- the plsX gene encoding phosphate acyltransferase PlsX, whose protein sequence is MSIRIAIDAMGGDQAPHVVIEGLTRIVQDFTDVTFQIYGSEAGVLPLLKSQPQLQSISTFIPTTEVITADTKPSAAVRGFKNSSMRQAIMAVREGRADGVISAGNTGAYMALAKIILGTLEGIDRPAITGLVPSISGPKVMLDLGANVDVNPQNIIEFSLMGTAFAKIVLNLQNPSVGLLNIGSEELKGNAVLQVAQQMLRSTKCLENYYGFIEGDDISKGTVDVIVADGFMGNISLKTMEGTARLMSHFLRQGLKQSLLSKIGALLSKSALQYVKNKLDPSKYNGAPFLGLKGIAVKSHGGTDASGFYNAVTVTADMIRKNINQNISAMILEFSQKLKEDETTSLLDSEGADLK, encoded by the coding sequence TTGAGCATTCGTATTGCCATTGATGCAATGGGCGGTGATCAAGCTCCTCATGTTGTCATTGAGGGGCTTACGCGAATTGTCCAAGATTTTACAGATGTTACTTTCCAAATCTATGGAAGTGAAGCAGGGGTTCTGCCTCTCTTAAAAAGCCAACCTCAGTTGCAATCTATTTCGACTTTTATTCCAACGACTGAAGTTATCACAGCAGATACGAAACCCAGCGCAGCAGTCAGAGGCTTTAAAAACTCAAGTATGCGACAAGCAATTATGGCCGTTCGTGAAGGACGCGCTGATGGCGTGATTTCAGCTGGCAATACTGGCGCCTATATGGCACTCGCTAAAATTATTTTAGGAACTCTTGAGGGAATTGATCGTCCCGCTATAACGGGCCTAGTTCCTTCAATTTCTGGCCCAAAAGTCATGCTGGATTTGGGAGCAAATGTAGATGTTAATCCCCAAAACATTATTGAATTCTCTTTAATGGGAACAGCTTTTGCAAAAATTGTTTTGAATTTGCAAAATCCTTCCGTAGGCCTCCTTAATATTGGCTCAGAAGAGCTCAAAGGGAACGCTGTGTTGCAAGTTGCTCAACAAATGTTACGATCCACAAAGTGCCTTGAGAATTATTATGGCTTCATTGAAGGCGATGACATCTCAAAAGGCACTGTTGATGTTATCGTTGCAGATGGTTTTATGGGAAATATTTCTCTCAAAACTATGGAAGGCACTGCTCGATTGATGTCTCATTTTTTACGTCAAGGATTGAAGCAATCTCTCCTCTCCAAAATTGGAGCCTTACTCTCAAAATCAGCCTTGCAATATGTAAAAAATAAGCTTGATCCGAGTAAATATAATGGCGCTCCTTTTTTAGGTCTTAAAGGAATTGCGGTTAAAAGTCATGGAGGAACAGATGCTTCTGGTTTCTATAATGCTGTCACCGTTACGGCAGACATGATTCGAAAAAATATTAATCAAAATATTAGCGCTATGATTCTTGAATTTTCTCAAAAATTAAAAGAGGATGAGACAACCTCCCTCTTGGATTCTGAAGGAGCTGATTTAAAATGA
- a CDS encoding CPBP family intramembrane metalloprotease, whose translation MEFILSTFLLRDAQLWFFFTITMTIASCWVAPRWVSYLGYVLSCSLAYRYHYAEVLGFSYLLLIFLGLLAYQKVSFISKKMLGILLTMLIFSIYLHALPGFHNFKIIDQVKLSPDSNFYSAYVSVDKIMVGSLLLLFYCALNKSITEWKKSLRSLPFPLLYVCALLLGTAFAMHSIKIDLKIPSILIWWLPTNLLLVCAMEEIFYRGFIQKELTKFFASYKNKNWIALSIAAFIFGISHYRGGVPYIILSTLAGIGYGYVFMRSQRLESSILLHFSVNLIHILGFSYPSLLRG comes from the coding sequence ATGGAATTTATATTATCCACTTTTCTGCTGAGAGATGCTCAGCTTTGGTTCTTTTTTACGATCACTATGACGATTGCTTCATGTTGGGTTGCGCCGCGTTGGGTATCTTATCTAGGTTATGTCTTAAGTTGTAGCTTAGCTTATAGATATCATTATGCGGAAGTCCTTGGTTTTAGTTATTTATTATTGATTTTTTTGGGTCTTTTAGCTTATCAGAAAGTCTCTTTTATTTCAAAAAAGATGCTGGGCATCTTGTTGACGATGCTTATCTTTTCTATCTATCTGCACGCTCTGCCAGGATTTCATAATTTTAAAATTATCGATCAAGTTAAATTAAGTCCAGATTCTAATTTTTATTCTGCCTATGTGAGTGTTGATAAAATTATGGTGGGTTCTCTCTTATTACTCTTCTATTGTGCGCTTAATAAATCCATTACAGAGTGGAAAAAATCTTTACGTAGCCTGCCTTTTCCTCTCCTATATGTTTGTGCTCTTCTCTTGGGAACTGCTTTTGCAATGCATTCCATCAAAATTGATCTCAAAATCCCCTCTATTTTGATTTGGTGGCTCCCGACAAATCTATTGTTAGTTTGCGCGATGGAAGAAATTTTTTACCGAGGTTTTATTCAAAAGGAACTTACAAAATTTTTTGCTTCTTATAAGAACAAGAATTGGATTGCTTTAAGTATTGCGGCCTTCATTTTTGGGATTTCTCATTATAGAGGTGGGGTCCCCTATATTATACTCTCGACACTGGCAGGTATAGGGTATGGGTATGTCTTCATGCGGAGTCAACGATTAGAGTCTTCGATACTTTTGCATTTTTCGGTAAACCTTATTCATATTCTAGGCTTTAGTTATCCTTCATTACTACGAGGATAA
- a CDS encoding NAD kinase, with translation MNMKIAFVSSSHSEAQKALITLKERYASVSVEQADIIVALGGDGFMLHVLQSTINRSVSVFGMNFGSVGFLMNNFNLENLQTRLDKAKAIQLHPLHTRIITTQNINYEARAINEVSLLRQTYQAAKLRIFIDDIERLNEMICDGVLVATPAGSTAYNLSAHGPIIPLSAKLLALTPISPFRPRRWRGALLPHATKVRFEVLEPQKRPVSAAADSTEIRDVQSVEISEDSSKKFTLLFDENHGFEERVIQEQFQV, from the coding sequence ATAAACATGAAAATTGCTTTTGTTTCTAGTTCTCACTCGGAAGCTCAAAAAGCACTGATAACACTGAAAGAACGCTATGCTTCTGTCTCTGTAGAACAAGCTGATATTATTGTTGCACTTGGAGGAGATGGCTTTATGCTCCATGTTCTTCAATCTACAATTAATCGAAGTGTATCTGTTTTTGGTATGAATTTTGGAAGCGTTGGATTTTTAATGAATAATTTCAATCTCGAAAACCTCCAAACCCGACTCGACAAAGCAAAAGCTATTCAGCTTCATCCCCTTCATACGCGTATTATCACAACTCAAAATATTAATTATGAAGCGCGTGCTATTAATGAAGTCTCTCTTTTAAGGCAGACTTATCAAGCAGCTAAATTACGCATTTTTATTGATGACATTGAACGACTGAATGAAATGATCTGTGATGGTGTTTTGGTCGCTACTCCTGCCGGCAGCACAGCTTATAATCTTTCAGCTCATGGTCCAATTATTCCCTTAAGTGCTAAACTTTTAGCTCTTACACCTATTAGCCCTTTCAGACCTCGGCGGTGGCGCGGCGCCTTACTTCCCCATGCAACGAAAGTGCGATTCGAAGTTTTAGAACCTCAAAAGCGTCCTGTCAGTGCAGCAGCAGATTCAACAGAAATCCGCGATGTACAATCAGTTGAGATCTCTGAAGATTCCTCAAAAAAATTTACACTTCTGTTTGATGAAAATCACGGGTTTGAAGAACGCGTTATTCAAGAGCAGTTCCAAGTCTAA
- a CDS encoding MFS transporter — MQSYYDRSILIIALLGFSCGLPLLLTASTLGYWMAQEKISLTKIGLMSIAVLPYTVKFLWAPLVDRLRLPWLTQWLGRRRAWLFLSQSFLIIFLFCLSRLDPAQNLEQIVVFVFLIAFSSATQDIVMLAYQVERLQRSQYGTGEAVGVFGYRLGILLAGAGAFYLASFLSWNTVYLVMTGFQCIGLVTTLCAREPHPIHNPESQLRERKAHEYLLTHPRLKGWQGSILSWFYGALIAPFHDFIKQSSWLASLFVMFFYKCGDNLIGSMGNIYFNELGFTNIEIANGSKIFGLWATILGGFVGGLIVKRYGMLRSLFWCGALHGITALGFILLGLVGHNSIIFYLIVALDNITGGMRVTALFAYQMTLCSPSYAATQLALLTSMTHLGRIMFSSPSGWIVEHLGWNTLFWLATFGIVPTLMVIYYLSRIKKENLWFLNKGRST; from the coding sequence ATACAATCCTATTATGATCGTAGCATTTTAATCATTGCTCTTTTAGGGTTTTCTTGTGGCCTGCCTTTACTTTTAACAGCGTCAACGCTGGGGTATTGGATGGCACAAGAAAAAATTAGCCTCACGAAAATTGGACTTATGAGTATAGCCGTTTTGCCTTATACGGTTAAATTCTTATGGGCTCCTTTGGTCGATCGATTACGCCTGCCTTGGTTAACGCAGTGGCTTGGGCGACGGAGAGCGTGGCTTTTTCTAAGTCAGAGTTTTTTAATTATTTTTTTGTTTTGTTTGAGTCGCCTTGATCCAGCTCAGAATCTAGAACAAATAGTTGTTTTTGTATTTTTAATAGCGTTTTCTTCTGCCACTCAAGATATTGTTATGCTTGCTTATCAGGTTGAGCGTCTGCAACGATCTCAATATGGGACGGGAGAAGCTGTGGGCGTTTTTGGATATAGGTTGGGGATTCTATTAGCTGGCGCAGGCGCCTTTTATTTAGCTTCATTTCTTAGCTGGAATACAGTTTATCTTGTGATGACTGGGTTCCAGTGCATTGGTTTGGTGACTACGCTGTGTGCGCGTGAACCCCATCCTATTCACAATCCTGAAAGCCAATTGCGGGAACGAAAGGCGCATGAATATCTCTTGACGCATCCTCGATTAAAAGGGTGGCAAGGAAGTATTTTGAGTTGGTTTTATGGGGCCCTTATAGCCCCTTTTCATGATTTTATTAAGCAATCATCTTGGCTTGCGAGTTTATTCGTCATGTTTTTTTATAAATGTGGGGACAATTTGATTGGGTCTATGGGAAATATTTATTTTAATGAACTTGGATTTACTAATATTGAAATCGCAAATGGTTCAAAAATTTTTGGATTATGGGCAACTATTTTGGGAGGTTTTGTCGGAGGGCTTATTGTAAAGCGCTATGGAATGTTGAGGAGTTTATTTTGGTGTGGGGCTTTGCATGGAATAACCGCTCTAGGATTTATTCTTTTGGGTCTGGTAGGACATAATAGCATTATTTTTTACCTGATTGTAGCTTTGGATAATATAACAGGAGGGATGAGGGTTACTGCCTTGTTTGCTTATCAAATGACATTATGTTCACCTTCTTATGCTGCCACTCAATTGGCTTTATTAACCTCAATGACTCACCTTGGAAGAATTATGTTTTCTTCGCCGTCTGGATGGATTGTGGAACATTTAGGGTGGAACACTTTGTTTTGGCTTGCAACCTTTGGTATTGTGCCTACTTTAATGGTCATTTATTATCTTTCTCGTATTAAAAAAGAAAATCTATGGTTTCTAAATAAGGGAAGGTCTACTTAG
- the rpmF gene encoding 50S ribosomal protein L32, whose amino-acid sequence MAVPKRKVSKSRRDMRRSHHALPQIRSGECTNCGERKLSHHMCSKCGHYRGRMILDIKV is encoded by the coding sequence ATGGCTGTTCCCAAGAGAAAAGTTTCTAAATCTCGACGCGATATGCGTCGCTCTCACCACGCGCTTCCTCAAATTCGTTCTGGTGAATGTACAAATTGTGGTGAACGAAAACTATCCCATCATATGTGTTCTAAATGTGGCCACTACCGTGGTCGGATGATCCTTGACATTAAAGTCTAA
- a CDS encoding zinc ABC transporter substrate-binding protein: protein MRLLLKVLILSFFVSYKGVTAPRVLVTLPPLYSLVAGIMKGIGTPTLLLDGLISPHHYALRPSDRRKIENTDLLIWIGPNYEFFLEKSLKQSSTQTIQINELPDLIQLPIRSMECSTCSHSHGIEDNAIDPHLWLTPVNAQKITKVIAEELSRLDPKNSSTYKQNAVFLISKLAQLHQTLTQQLIPVKNLPFLVYHDGYQYFEKAYNLAGLGALTLDPEIPISLQRLKILEAQIKLKNVRCIFGETQFYPPLIKTLADATKINTGKLDPFGTSFPLDEMLYFKMMHQLADTFITCLKEAE from the coding sequence ATGCGTCTTTTATTAAAAGTATTAATATTATCCTTTTTTGTTTCATATAAAGGTGTTACAGCGCCTCGTGTTCTTGTGACACTCCCCCCTCTTTATTCACTGGTGGCGGGTATTATGAAGGGAATTGGCACCCCCACTCTTCTCTTAGATGGGCTTATCTCTCCTCATCACTATGCATTAAGACCCTCTGATCGACGAAAAATCGAGAACACTGATCTTCTTATATGGATCGGCCCGAATTATGAATTCTTCTTAGAAAAATCTTTAAAACAAAGTTCCACCCAAACGATTCAAATAAATGAACTTCCGGATCTTATTCAATTACCTATCCGTTCGATGGAATGTTCAACATGCTCTCATTCTCATGGAATTGAAGATAATGCCATAGATCCTCATCTATGGTTGACACCTGTCAATGCGCAAAAAATTACCAAAGTTATTGCAGAGGAATTATCCCGCCTTGACCCCAAAAATTCTTCAACTTATAAACAAAATGCGGTTTTTTTGATCTCAAAACTCGCTCAACTCCATCAAACCTTAACTCAACAATTAATCCCTGTAAAAAATCTCCCTTTTTTAGTATATCATGATGGTTATCAATATTTTGAAAAAGCTTATAATCTTGCAGGCCTAGGAGCTTTAACTCTAGATCCAGAAATACCAATTAGCCTACAAAGACTTAAAATTCTAGAAGCACAGATAAAACTTAAAAATGTGAGGTGCATTTTTGGAGAAACACAATTTTATCCTCCTCTTATTAAAACATTAGCTGATGCAACAAAGATTAACACAGGAAAATTAGATCCTTTCGGAACAAGTTTCCCTCTAGATGAAATGCTTTATTTTAAGATGATGCATCAACTTGCAGATACTTTTATCACTTGCCTTAAAGAGGCTGAATAA
- a CDS encoding glycosyltransferase family 9 protein, which produces MKILFITSNRLGDAILSTGILDALGKSSAQIELTIACGAIPAPLFKEWPGLQKVIIFKKKPFLGHWFSLWKKVVPHSWDIVVDARGSVIAYCVRAKQRFIWRSVATLGHRVEHLAAMVNIKPVPYPRIYFDKKRLQRVKTYFHDDRPVIALAPTANWIGKEWPHEYFMQLINKITAVDGILPKARIAVFSAPQERARISDFLAQIPAEKLIDCAGNLELLDIGAFFSQCQLFIGNDSGLMHLAAATGIPTFGLFGPSLDQHYAPYGYKTGYVRTPESYEILKRRQQEGDQGSLMTTLTVEKVVEDLGKFWEKVAK; this is translated from the coding sequence ATGAAAATATTGTTTATTACCTCAAATCGATTAGGCGATGCAATCTTATCAACAGGTATTTTAGATGCCTTAGGGAAATCTAGTGCTCAAATTGAGCTTACTATTGCTTGCGGTGCAATTCCTGCTCCCCTTTTTAAAGAATGGCCGGGATTACAAAAGGTTATTATTTTTAAAAAGAAGCCATTTTTGGGGCATTGGTTTTCACTTTGGAAAAAAGTCGTGCCTCATTCATGGGATATTGTTGTCGATGCTAGAGGGTCAGTTATTGCTTATTGTGTAAGAGCAAAACAACGATTTATATGGCGTTCTGTTGCAACTTTAGGGCATCGTGTTGAACATTTAGCGGCTATGGTGAACATAAAACCTGTTCCTTATCCTAGAATTTATTTTGATAAAAAACGACTTCAACGAGTTAAGACTTATTTTCATGATGATCGGCCTGTAATTGCTCTGGCTCCAACAGCAAATTGGATAGGAAAAGAGTGGCCTCATGAATATTTTATGCAATTAATAAACAAGATAACAGCCGTGGATGGAATTTTACCTAAAGCGCGCATTGCTGTTTTCTCTGCACCACAAGAGCGGGCAAGAATTAGTGATTTTCTTGCTCAAATCCCCGCTGAAAAATTAATTGATTGTGCGGGGAATTTGGAACTTTTGGATATAGGTGCCTTTTTTTCACAATGTCAACTTTTTATAGGGAATGATTCGGGATTAATGCACTTAGCAGCAGCTACGGGAATCCCCACATTTGGACTTTTTGGGCCCAGCCTTGATCAACATTATGCTCCTTATGGATACAAAACAGGATATGTTCGTACACCAGAATCCTATGAGATTCTTAAAAGACGCCAACAAGAGGGGGATCAAGGAAGCTTGATGACCACCCTAACAGTAGAAAAGGTTGTTGAGGACCTAGGAAAATTCTGGGAAAAAGTAGCGAAATGA
- a CDS encoding ketoacyl-ACP synthase III has protein sequence MIHPTQWRSVITGVGGYLPQRVVTNYDLSEVVDTSHEWIVERTGIHQRHFAAENEFTSHLCAKAAECALKNAGKDINEIDLIIVATASPDLTFPSTAALTQKLLKNTNALAFDVAGVCAGFLLALQVADNFLRLRQAKTALVIGGETFSRLIDMEDRRTNVLFGDGAGAIVLESMPPEKAGERGVLGVHLQTDGQFSDILYTDGGASSSGKTGKIRMSGQEVYKHAVTKLTDSAIKILTEYNITVNEIDWFIPHQANARIIESVAQRLNLPLEKVIVTVDRHANTSAASIPLALWTATQEGRVKPGDLILHEGIGGGLIWGSALVRY, from the coding sequence ATGATTCATCCTACACAGTGGCGATCAGTCATCACTGGGGTTGGAGGCTACCTTCCTCAGCGTGTTGTCACAAATTATGATCTATCTGAAGTCGTTGATACATCCCATGAATGGATTGTTGAACGCACGGGGATTCATCAACGTCACTTTGCTGCAGAAAATGAATTTACTTCTCATCTTTGTGCTAAAGCCGCTGAATGTGCCCTTAAAAATGCCGGAAAAGATATTAATGAGATTGATCTCATTATTGTCGCAACGGCTTCTCCTGATTTAACTTTTCCTTCCACAGCAGCTTTAACGCAAAAGCTTCTAAAAAATACAAATGCCTTAGCTTTTGATGTCGCAGGGGTCTGTGCAGGCTTTCTGCTTGCTCTGCAAGTTGCCGATAATTTTTTACGCTTAAGACAAGCTAAAACTGCTCTTGTGATTGGAGGAGAAACGTTCAGCAGACTCATTGATATGGAAGATCGACGCACCAATGTCTTATTTGGGGATGGAGCGGGTGCAATCGTTCTTGAAAGTATGCCTCCCGAAAAAGCAGGGGAACGAGGCGTCCTTGGTGTCCATCTTCAAACAGACGGTCAATTTAGTGATATTCTTTATACTGATGGGGGGGCTTCTTCTTCAGGGAAAACAGGTAAAATTAGGATGTCCGGTCAAGAAGTTTATAAACATGCCGTCACAAAATTAACAGATTCCGCTATTAAAATCTTAACCGAATATAACATTACCGTTAATGAAATTGATTGGTTTATACCTCATCAAGCAAATGCTCGGATTATTGAATCTGTTGCTCAACGCCTCAATTTACCTCTTGAAAAAGTGATTGTAACCGTCGATCGACATGCAAATACATCTGCCGCTTCTATTCCTTTAGCCCTTTGGACGGCAACTCAAGAGGGACGCGTCAAACCAGGGGATCTCATTCTTCATGAAGGAATTGGGGGAGGTCTTATTTGGGGATCAGCTTTAGTTAGATATTAA